GACGAGATGATGTAACAATTCCCTCTTATTACACTAGCCAAAATTTCCACGGGATTGAGGGCGGATATCTCAACTCAGATGCAGCGGTTTCCTACGATCCGATTACTCAATACGTTGTACCACCTAACGAAACCTGGGTAAGACAAGCTTTAATTGATGTTGTTCAAGTACAACCGCGACGCATCCTCGATTTAGGGTGCGGTACAGGTTCGACAACCTTAATGTTAAAGCAGACTTTTCCTCAAGCTCAAGTTATTGGTTTGGATTTATCGCCTTATATGCTGGTAAGGGCAGAACACAAAGCGCAAAGTGCTAATTTGGATATAACTTGGCGACATGGGAATGCTGAAAAAACAGTTTTTAAGGATGCTTCTTTTGACTTGGTGACAGCTTCTTTGCTACTTCACGAAACACCCCCAACAGTATCCCAAGCAATTCTGTATGAAAGCTTCCGCTTGCTGGTTGAGGGTGGACAAGTATTGATTTTGGATGGTAATCAAAATACCCTGCGTCAGTTAGAATGGCTGAATGATGTTTTTGAAGAGCCTTATATTCGTGACTATGCTGCTGGCAGTGTAGATGCGAGTATGGGTGCGGCAGGATTTGCAGCAGTGCAAACCCAAGATGTTTGGTGGATAAATCAGGTGACTAGTGGCGTGAAACCGATTTGGCGTGAAAATACAATTAAAAGAAGTGTTGGGCAATATGCACCAACGACAGATACCACAATAGATAATAATGATTTGGAGGACTTTGGATCTCCAGCGTTTGGCACAAAGGCATGAGTTTAAAGGCAGTTTTATTTAATTTTAATGGCGTTATCATTAATGACGACTCAATTCACGAAGAACTGATTAAGCAAATTTTGATTGAGGAAAATCTCAC
Above is a genomic segment from Tolypothrix sp. NIES-4075 containing:
- a CDS encoding class I SAM-dependent methyltransferase, with translation MTIRQDTIWERFLSPVVRLLIDEQSLRRYAESVDWEKESANFRRDDVTIPSYYTSQNFHGIEGGYLNSDAAVSYDPITQYVVPPNETWVRQALIDVVQVQPRRILDLGCGTGSTTLMLKQTFPQAQVIGLDLSPYMLVRAEHKAQSANLDITWRHGNAEKTVFKDASFDLVTASLLLHETPPTVSQAILYESFRLLVEGGQVLILDGNQNTLRQLEWLNDVFEEPYIRDYAAGSVDASMGAAGFAAVQTQDVWWINQVTSGVKPIWRENTIKRSVGQYAPTTDTTIDNNDLEDFGSPAFGTKA